AGATCAATTTTCCGATCAAATAATTTTGCCAATTCTTGTTCCATTTGCACGTGATCAAACAGGCTCCAATTCGCCTCTGGTGTAAACGTGGCCAAGATATCGAGATCACTTTGGGAATTGAAGTCATCACGCAGGGCTGATCCAAACAAAGCGAACTCGCTAATGCGCCACCGCCTGCAAAAGTCAGCGATTTGATCGGAAGATATTTTCAGATTCTGATTAAACATCGTCTATACCGTTTAAAAAAATCCAGTGTTAGCGGAATATCTACAATGCTTAAGAACATCGGCTACAAAGATAATGCCACTGATTTACACAAGTTTGCCACTAAAGCACTTCCTGATTTGTCAAACTCGCATCAAAAGCATGTCAACAGACAGTGCCAATGGTGCCTATCTATTTCCGCCGGCGCGGCGAGGTTTTTCTTTTGGATGATTTTGCCGCTTTCTTTGCAGGTCTTTTCGCGCGTTGCGTTTTCTTGGGCTTGGGCAAAATGCTTTCGGTAAGCGAGAGCGCGATGCCGGAGAGCATGACTTCCGGCCCCAGTGTGGTAAAATCACCGGACAGGACTTTCGCATCGACATTTGCAAACAACGAGCATCCCGCCTCTTTCTCGATGATCAATCCGCACACTTTGCCCTTATTTTCAGCAACGAACGTGACTTCGCCGAGCGCTTCGCTGACGACGAAGCCCGTGCAAAAATGCAGTTGCAAATGACTGGAGGCCGTGTACACCGAAATCAAGCTGCCCTTGTTTTTGCTGATGGCGATTTCGGGATAAATTTCGAGCGAGAGCCGCCGCCCGGATTCCGGATGATCCAAAACCATGCGAAAATTATTGCCGCGCTCTTTCGCTTCGGTTTGCAGCACCTCGGCAATTTTCTGAATGGCTTGTGCATCGAATTTCACGGTTACTCTCCAGATTGATCTTGCCTGACGTCGATCTATAAAACGAACCCCGATCAGGCAGCAATCGGGGTGCGATGGTTGGCGCAAGAAACCTCGGCGGCGGGCTTACACTTTCGTGACTTTTGTCGCTTGCGGGCCTTTTTCGCCCGCCACATATTCGAACTCGACTTCGGTGCCTTGCGGCAGCGTTTTGAAACCATCCATTTGAATAACCGAGAAATGAACGAACACCTCTTCACCGCCTGCCAGCGGCTCGATGAATCCGTAACCTTTGTTCTCGTTAAACCACTTCACACGGCCGCGCGGCATATCCTGCAACAACTCCGGTATTTTAGGTGCGACGGGCTTCCGTAACGATTGCAACAAAAGCCATGCACACGTTTGATTTGGCGAAAAAATATAGACAGTTTTTGATTGGATGTCAAGCGCATTTTAGGCGCGGTGAGGTTGCGTGCCAAACAAAGCGCTTGATATTTGCAGTCGGACGGTTAAATTGCGGCGCCAAGAACAGGCAACAAATGCCTGCTCAGACAAACAACCTTTTCAACGGAGGAGAGGCATGGAAAGCATCAACCCTGTGG
The genomic region above belongs to Cytophagia bacterium CHB2 and contains:
- a CDS encoding nucleotidyltransferase — encoded protein: MFNQNLKISSDQIADFCRRWRISEFALFGSALRDDFNSQSDLDILATFTPEANWSLFDHVQMEQELAKLFDRKIDLFSKRAVEQSQNWIRRREILSTAEVVYAT
- a CDS encoding cold shock domain-containing protein; translated protein: MPRGRVKWFNENKGYGFIEPLAGGEEVFVHFSVIQMDGFKTLPQGTEVEFEYVAGEKGPQATKVTKV